The following DNA comes from Devosia litorisediminis.
GGCAATTTCCTCGAAGGTGACATAGGCGCTCATCATCTTGGTCAGCGAGGCCGGATGCCAGGGCTGGCCAGCCTCCTGCGCATAGAGCACTTCGAGCGTGTCCATATCGACCAGCAGCATCGGATTGGCGTGTGCACGACCCAGGCTGAGCAGGGCAAGCAGCGCCACAAGGGCAAGTCGGCGGACAATCGACAAAGCGGAACGGCTCCGAAAAATGCGGTATTGAAAACCCGCCCCTCTTACCAGCGCCACCGCTCTGGCTCAACCGAGCCGGGGCGCTGCTGACAGGCTTTTGAAGCCATGAACGCATGGTAATGATTTTTTGCCGTATTTGGGTGCATGGTGAACGAAATCTTTCCGGGGCCCGATTTGCTCAATACCAGTCTTGTCCAGCTTGCCACGCTCGCGGCGCTCTCATCGGTGTCCACTGCAACCATCGCCTGTCCCGCACTGGACATGGTGGCGGGCGGCACCGTCGTGGAAGTGACCGATGGCGACACCATCGTGCTCAATGACGGCCGGGTGGTGCGCATGATCGGCACCCAGGCACCAAAACTGCCACTGGGCCGCGATGGCTTTGACACCTGGCCAATGGGTCCCGAGGCCAAGGCCGCCCTCGAGGTCATGGTGCTCAACAAGACGGTGCAGCTGGGTTATGGCGGTGAAAAGATCGACCGCTATGACCGCCAGCTGGCCCATGTCTTCGTCGACACGCCGGACGGGCCCACCTGGGCCCAGCACGCCATGGTCGCCATGGGACTGGCCCGCGTCTATTCCTTCCCAGACAACCGTCAATGTCTCGATTTGTTGTTCGCTGCCGAGGGCCGCGCCCGTCTGTCTGGCCTTGGCATCTGGCGCGATCCCTATTACAGCGTGCGTGCGGCGGACGCGCCTGGTGACCTGCTCACCAAGGCGGGCCATTACGAACTTGTCGAAGGCAGAATTCTGCACGCCGAGCATCGCGGCGGGCGGGCTTACCTCAATTTTGGCCGGATCTGGAAGCAAGACTTCACCGCCGTGATTGAAGCGCCCGGGTTGAAACTGTTCAAGGCGGCCGGCGTTGATCCGCTGGTGCTCGAAGGGGCGTTCGTGCGCATACGAGGATGGGTGGATGACCGGGATGGTCCACGCATCGAGATCACCCATCCCGAACAGCTTGAGGTTCTGGCGACACGATGATGGGCAAGGGGCATATCGCGAAGGGTTTGCGCAACGGGCTGATGGCCGTGTCGCTGCTGGCGCTTGCCGCCTGCACGACCCTGACCAGCTCCAACATTGCGGTCAGCCAGACCGGCGACCGCCCTGCGCCCACCGTGGTGCCCGAAGGCACCGATCCCGATGACGCGGTGATCGGCCGACGCGAACACCCGCGCATCATCGCCGCCTATGGCGGGGTCTATTCCGACCGGCCCGCCGAAATCATGGTGGCCCGCATTGTCGGCCGCCTTCTCGATGCTGCCGACCAGCC
Coding sequences within:
- a CDS encoding thermonuclease family protein, which codes for MVNEIFPGPDLLNTSLVQLATLAALSSVSTATIACPALDMVAGGTVVEVTDGDTIVLNDGRVVRMIGTQAPKLPLGRDGFDTWPMGPEAKAALEVMVLNKTVQLGYGGEKIDRYDRQLAHVFVDTPDGPTWAQHAMVAMGLARVYSFPDNRQCLDLLFAAEGRARLSGLGIWRDPYYSVRAADAPGDLLTKAGHYELVEGRILHAEHRGGRAYLNFGRIWKQDFTAVIEAPGLKLFKAAGVDPLVLEGAFVRIRGWVDDRDGPRIEITHPEQLEVLATR